AAGTTAGTCCTTGATGAAAGGACGATTATCGCGCTAACAAGATAAAGAGAACTGATTCCGATTAAGACGAAACTCATCTCTCTTTTCCCCCCGAGTTGATAAATGCCCTGGCAATTACGTGAGTTACAAGCGGTCCGGTGACCATCAAAGCGACGATAAATGCTAGCATCTCAATTATCGTCAGCAGGCCAAAGAAAGAAGCAGAGATGACTATGAATATAAGTCCGACAGTGTCGGCAACCGTTAAGAAATGGAGAGTCCCGATGATTGTGTGCGCCAGGATGGCCCTGAGTGTACCTGCGAAAACGAAAAATAGACCCGGAATCAGAAATAGGTACCCCACGATTCTCGTC
This sequence is a window from Mesotoga infera. Protein-coding genes within it:
- a CDS encoding sodium:proton antiporter, which produces MSFVLIGISSLYLVSAIIVLSSRTN
- a CDS encoding sodium:proton antiporter gives rise to the protein MTRIVGYLFLIPGLFFVFAGTLRAILAHTIIGTLHFLTVADTVGLIFIVISASFFGLLTIIEMLAFIVALMVTGPLVTHVIARAFINSGGKER